In one window of Campylobacter hepaticus DNA:
- a CDS encoding pyridoxal phosphate-dependent aminotransferase, whose protein sequence is MLAQRSQVLEESITLAITALANELKAKGEDIISFSAGEPDFDTPQIIKNAAIAAIEKGCGKYTAVAGINEVLKAIQNKLKKDNQLDYEINEIITNVGAKHSLFQCIECLIEKNDEVIIPSPYWVSYPEMVKFAGGIPVFIEGLEENGFKITPTQLQNAITSKTKMLILNSPSNPVGSIYSKEELVQIAKVLKNTNITVLSDEMYEKLCYDNFHFTAFASVSKDALERSITINGLSKCCAMPGWRFGYMASKNKALISAIKKLQGQSTSNICSITQHAAIPALNGECDEDIEKMRQIFEKRRNLALNLLNKIPNISVYKPEGAFYLFVNIQKIEKDSMQFCKKLLEQEKVALVPGIGFGMDGYFRISYATSDELIEKGIKRISNFIKNYK, encoded by the coding sequence ATGCTTGCACAAAGATCTCAGGTTTTAGAAGAATCTATTACTTTAGCTATCACAGCTCTTGCTAATGAACTTAAGGCTAAAGGAGAAGATATTATCAGTTTTTCAGCAGGAGAACCTGATTTTGATACTCCACAAATTATCAAAAATGCAGCTATAGCTGCCATAGAAAAAGGTTGTGGTAAATACACTGCAGTTGCAGGAATAAATGAAGTTTTAAAAGCCATACAAAATAAACTCAAAAAAGACAATCAACTCGATTATGAAATTAACGAAATCATTACAAATGTAGGAGCAAAACATTCACTTTTTCAATGCATAGAATGTTTAATTGAAAAAAATGACGAAGTTATCATCCCTAGTCCTTATTGGGTAAGCTATCCTGAAATGGTAAAATTTGCTGGAGGAATACCTGTTTTTATAGAAGGTTTAGAAGAAAATGGATTTAAAATTACTCCTACGCAACTACAAAATGCTATTACAAGTAAAACAAAAATGTTAATACTCAACTCCCCTTCAAATCCCGTAGGATCGATTTATTCTAAAGAGGAATTAGTGCAAATTGCTAAGGTCTTAAAAAATACAAATATTACAGTTTTAAGTGATGAAATGTATGAAAAGCTTTGTTATGATAACTTTCATTTTACCGCTTTTGCAAGTGTAAGTAAAGATGCACTTGAACGTAGCATAACTATAAATGGCTTAAGCAAATGCTGCGCTATGCCAGGATGGCGTTTTGGCTATATGGCAAGTAAAAACAAAGCTTTAATTTCAGCTATAAAAAAACTTCAAGGGCAAAGCACTTCAAATATTTGTTCCATCACACAACATGCTGCTATACCTGCTTTAAATGGAGAATGTGATGAGGACATAGAAAAGATGCGTCAAATTTTTGAAAAACGTCGTAATTTAGCCTTAAATTTATTAAATAAAATACCAAATATTAGTGTCTATAAACCAGAAGGAGCCTTTTATCTTTTTGTAAATATACAAAAAATTGAAAAAGACTCAATGCAATTTTGTAAAAAATTACTAGAACAAGAAAAAGTTGCCCTTGTTCCAGGTATTGGTTTTGGAATGGATGGATACTTTAGAATTTCTTATGCTACAAGTGATGAGCTTATTGAAAAAGGTATAAAAAGAATCAGTAATTTTATTAAAAATTATAAATAA
- a CDS encoding cupin domain-containing protein: MEMIQWNKVQFIPKEVKINVLIDDEYSKEIQILLAKDSIMKEHKAPFAIRIQVLSGKIWLEAKDQRLELNTLDMISLKANVPHSLGGLDDTIIRLSLNKLDKIQRINTVLKKN, from the coding sequence ATGGAAATGATTCAATGGAACAAGGTTCAATTTATTCCTAAAGAAGTAAAAATCAATGTTTTAATTGATGATGAATACAGTAAAGAAATTCAAATTTTGCTTGCTAAAGATAGCATAATGAAAGAACATAAGGCTCCATTTGCCATTCGTATCCAGGTTTTAAGTGGGAAAATTTGGCTTGAAGCAAAAGATCAAAGATTAGAATTGAACACTTTAGATATGATAAGTTTAAAAGCAAATGTGCCACATTCTTTAGGTGGATTAGATGATACTATAATAAGACTTAGTTTAAATAAACTAGATAAAATTCAAAGAATTAATACAGTACTTAAAAAAAATTAA
- a CDS encoding MetQ/NlpA family ABC transporter substrate-binding protein, protein MKLYKIILFICILNLSNLLAASITIGVTPNPFANLLELMKNDFQNKGYELKIIEFSDYILPNRALEEKELDANLYQHKSFLEAYNAKRNANLIATTPVIIAPIGIYSKKIKNLQDLKKGSKVAIPNDATNENRALELLEKAGLINLNQNSLKTLLDINKNPKNLKFIELKAAQLPRSLDDVDIAIINSNYALDAGLNPSKDTLFREDKNSPYVNYVVVRSEDKNSIKTQIIDEILRSDKFKAIIDKYYKDILIPAF, encoded by the coding sequence TTTATCTAATTTATTAGCAGCAAGTATTACTATAGGAGTAACACCAAATCCTTTTGCCAATTTACTAGAACTCATGAAAAATGATTTCCAAAACAAAGGATATGAGCTAAAAATAATAGAATTTTCAGATTATATACTACCTAATCGTGCTTTAGAAGAAAAAGAACTTGATGCTAATTTATACCAACACAAGTCTTTTTTAGAAGCATATAATGCAAAAAGAAATGCAAATTTAATTGCAACAACACCTGTAATCATAGCACCCATAGGAATTTATAGTAAAAAAATTAAAAATTTACAAGACCTTAAAAAAGGTTCTAAAGTTGCTATACCAAATGATGCTACCAATGAAAATAGAGCTTTAGAACTTTTAGAAAAAGCTGGTTTAATCAATTTAAATCAAAACTCATTAAAAACCTTACTTGATATCAATAAAAATCCTAAAAATCTTAAATTTATAGAACTCAAAGCCGCTCAACTTCCAAGATCTTTAGATGATGTTGATATAGCTATTATTAATTCCAATTATGCTCTTGATGCAGGACTTAATCCAAGCAAAGATACTCTTTTTCGAGAAGATAAAAATAGCCCTTATGTAAATTATGTTGTAGTACGCTCAGAAGATAAAAATAGCATTAAAACTCAAATTATTGATGAAATTTTAAGAAGTGATAAATTTAAAGCTATTATTGATAAATATTACAAAGATATATTAATTCCCGCTTTTTAA
- the coaD gene encoding pantetheine-phosphate adenylyltransferase, translating into MTCLYPGTFDPITNGHLDVIKRALKIFDKVIIAIAKSEYKKPCYTLEKRKQLTILATQNLTKVEIITFDNLLIDLAKELKTNTIIRGLRAVSDFEYELQIGYANHALWDEIETIYLMPNLKNAFISSSIVRSIVAHHGDVSSLVPKEILPFLKDENCM; encoded by the coding sequence ATGACTTGCTTATATCCTGGAACTTTTGATCCTATTACAAATGGACATTTAGATGTAATCAAACGTGCTTTAAAAATTTTTGATAAAGTGATCATAGCTATAGCAAAAAGCGAATATAAAAAACCTTGCTACACACTAGAAAAACGCAAGCAATTAACTATTCTTGCTACACAAAATTTAACTAAGGTTGAAATTATAACTTTTGATAATTTACTTATAGATTTAGCTAAAGAATTAAAAACTAATACCATTATAAGAGGACTTAGAGCAGTAAGTGATTTTGAATATGAATTACAAATTGGCTATGCAAATCATGCACTTTGGGATGAAATTGAAACCATTTATTTAATGCCTAATTTAAAAAATGCTTTCATATCAAGCTCTATAGTACGTTCTATAGTAGCACACCATGGAGATGTAAGCTCCCTTGTTCCAAAAGAAATTTTACCTTTTTTAAAGGATGAAAATTGTATGTAG
- the flgA gene encoding flagellar basal body P-ring formation chaperone FlgA: MKIIFLILFTLLNFSQASNLELVKIALEKEFKNNFPKIIISQIDLKAKSLPKDFEQYTLLRIANGRFNQAQGFLRAEFKTPQNIQKNIFFRYFIQANLEVLKSQRIIKKGDKLKPFDYKNVLIDFNKVPLNALTLDDANNLTAKSNINKNRILKTNMFKITALIHKNDPIIGVLSEGNVDVLIELIALQNGNMGEKIRAKNKEGKVMQGIIIGKNRMILQ; encoded by the coding sequence ATGAAAATTATTTTTTTAATTCTCTTTACTTTATTAAATTTCTCTCAAGCATCAAATTTAGAATTAGTAAAAATAGCCCTAGAAAAAGAATTTAAAAATAACTTTCCCAAAATTATCATTTCACAAATTGATTTAAAAGCAAAATCCCTACCAAAAGACTTTGAACAATACACTTTATTAAGAATTGCTAATGGGCGTTTTAACCAAGCTCAAGGTTTTTTAAGAGCCGAATTTAAAACTCCTCAAAACATCCAAAAAAATATTTTTTTTAGATATTTTATCCAAGCAAATTTAGAAGTATTAAAAAGCCAACGCATAATCAAAAAAGGAGATAAACTTAAACCTTTTGATTATAAAAATGTCTTAATTGATTTTAATAAAGTTCCTTTAAATGCTTTAACTTTAGATGATGCAAATAATCTTACAGCTAAAAGCAATATCAATAAAAATAGAATTTTAAAAACAAATATGTTTAAAATCACCGCTTTAATACACAAAAACGATCCTATTATAGGAGTTTTAAGTGAAGGAAATGTCGATGTTTTAATCGAACTTATAGCTCTACAAAATGGTAATATGGGAGAAAAAATTCGTGCAAAAAATAAAGAAGGTAAAGTCATGCAAGGTATTATTATAGGAAAAAATAGGATGATTTTACAATGA
- a CDS encoding UbiX family flavin prenyltransferase: MKILLGISGSSSVYLGLKLLKHLENKCELYCILTQGSKISFQAENKTNLEEICQKKFKNTHFLNDNDLSLSVASGSFGIEKTIIAPCSISSLAKIHAGFADTLLMRAAAVALKERKKLILAIREMPFSTLNLEHMLKLSQMNVIIAPPVFASYSKIDNLQDLENFIIGKWLDLLEIKHDLYKKWQNF; encoded by the coding sequence ATGAAAATCTTATTGGGTATTTCTGGATCAAGCAGTGTTTATTTAGGTCTTAAATTGCTAAAACATTTAGAAAATAAATGCGAACTTTATTGTATTTTAACCCAAGGATCAAAAATAAGTTTTCAAGCTGAAAACAAAACAAACTTAGAAGAAATTTGCCAAAAAAAATTCAAAAATACTCATTTTTTAAATGATAATGATTTAAGTTTAAGCGTAGCAAGCGGATCTTTTGGTATAGAAAAAACCATTATTGCGCCCTGTTCTATTTCAAGCTTAGCTAAAATTCATGCAGGCTTTGCTGATACACTTTTAATGCGTGCAGCAGCAGTAGCTTTAAAAGAAAGAAAAAAATTAATTTTAGCTATACGCGAAATGCCTTTTTCAACACTTAATTTAGAACACATGCTAAAACTTAGCCAAATGAATGTTATTATAGCCCCCCCTGTATTTGCAAGCTATTCTAAAATAGATAATTTGCAAGATTTAGAAAATTTTATTATAGGTAAATGGCTAGATCTTTTAGAAATAAAACATGATTTATATAAAAAATGGCAAAATTTTTAG
- the dnaK gene encoding molecular chaperone DnaK has translation MSKVIGIDLGTTNSCVAVYERGESKVIPNKEGKNTTPSVVAFTDKGEVLVGDSAKRQAVTNPEKTIYSIKRIMGLMVNEDAAKEAKNRLPYHITERNGACAIEIAGKIYTPQEISAKVLMKLKEDAEAFLGESITDAVITVPAYFNDAQRKATKEAGTIAGLNVLRIINEPTSAALAYGLDKKDSEKIVVYDLGGGTFDVTVLETGDNVVEVLATGGNAFLGGDDFDNKLIDFLANEFKDETGIDLKNDVMALQRLKEAAENAKKELSSANETEINLPFITADASGPKHLVKKLTRAKFESMIDSLVAETITKINEVVSDAGLKKDEIKEIVMVGGSTRVPLVQEEVKKAFAKDLNKSVNPDEVVAIGAAIQGAVIKGDVKDVLLLDVTPLSLGIETLGGVMTKIIEKGTTIPTKKEQVFSTAEDNQSAVTINVLQGEREFSRDNKSLGNFNLEGIPPAPRGMPQIEVTFDIDANGILTVSAKDKATGKAQEIKITGSSGLSEEEINNMVKDAELHKEEDKKRKEAVDARNSADSLAHQVEKSLNELGEKIPQVDRENIQKALDDLRETLKNQNASKEEIEAKMKVLSEVSHKLAENMYKKDETNTANDKKKKDDDVIDAEVE, from the coding sequence GGTTTTAGTAGGTGATAGTGCAAAGCGTCAAGCTGTAACTAATCCTGAAAAAACTATTTATTCTATTAAAAGAATTATGGGTTTGATGGTTAATGAAGATGCAGCTAAGGAGGCTAAAAATAGACTTCCTTATCATATTACTGAAAGAAATGGTGCTTGCGCTATAGAGATTGCAGGAAAAATTTATACTCCACAAGAAATTTCAGCAAAGGTTTTAATGAAATTAAAAGAAGATGCTGAAGCTTTTTTGGGTGAAAGTATTACTGATGCAGTTATTACTGTGCCTGCATATTTTAATGATGCCCAAAGAAAAGCAACAAAAGAAGCAGGAACTATAGCAGGTCTTAATGTGTTAAGAATTATTAATGAACCTACTTCAGCAGCTTTAGCTTATGGACTTGATAAAAAAGACAGTGAAAAGATTGTAGTTTATGATTTGGGTGGTGGAACATTTGATGTTACTGTACTTGAAACTGGAGATAATGTTGTAGAAGTTTTAGCAACTGGTGGTAATGCTTTTTTAGGTGGAGATGATTTTGATAATAAGCTTATAGATTTTTTAGCAAATGAATTTAAAGATGAAACAGGTATAGATCTTAAAAATGATGTAATGGCTTTGCAACGCTTAAAAGAAGCTGCAGAAAATGCTAAAAAAGAATTAAGTTCTGCTAATGAAACTGAAATTAATTTACCATTTATTACAGCAGATGCAAGTGGTCCAAAACATTTAGTGAAAAAATTAACTCGAGCTAAATTTGAAAGTATGATTGATTCTCTAGTCGCTGAAACTATTACTAAAATTAATGAAGTCGTAAGTGATGCAGGTCTTAAAAAAGATGAGATTAAAGAAATTGTAATGGTTGGAGGTTCTACGCGTGTTCCTTTAGTGCAAGAAGAAGTAAAAAAAGCTTTTGCTAAAGATTTAAATAAATCAGTAAATCCAGATGAAGTAGTAGCTATTGGTGCTGCAATTCAAGGTGCTGTTATAAAAGGTGATGTTAAAGATGTGCTTTTACTTGATGTTACTCCACTTTCTTTAGGTATTGAAACTTTAGGAGGTGTGATGACTAAAATTATTGAAAAAGGTACAACTATTCCAACTAAAAAAGAACAAGTTTTCTCAACTGCTGAAGATAATCAAAGTGCTGTTACAATCAATGTTTTGCAAGGTGAGAGAGAATTTAGTCGCGATAATAAATCTTTGGGTAATTTTAATCTTGAAGGGATTCCGCCAGCACCACGCGGTATGCCACAAATTGAGGTAACTTTTGATATTGATGCTAATGGTATTTTAACTGTTTCGGCAAAAGATAAAGCTACTGGCAAAGCACAAGAAATTAAAATTACAGGTTCAAGTGGACTTAGTGAAGAAGAGATAAATAATATGGTAAAAGATGCCGAACTTCATAAAGAAGAAGATAAGAAACGCAAAGAAGCAGTAGATGCTAGAAATTCAGCTGATAGCTTAGCTCATCAAGTAGAAAAATCTTTAAATGAGCTTGGAGAAAAAATTCCTCAAGTTGATAGAGAAAATATACAAAAAGCACTAGATGATTTGCGTGAAACTTTAAAAAATCAAAATGCAAGCAAAGAAGAAATTGAAGCTAAAATGAAAGTTTTAAGTGAAGTTTCTCATAAATTAGCTGAAAATATGTATAAAAAAGATGAAACAAATACAGCTAATGATAAAAAGAAAAAAGATGATGATGTTATTGATGCTGAAGTAGAATAA
- the speA gene encoding biosynthetic arginine decarboxylase, giving the protein MMDYGINIWGNNNFIIKNGKVCINHEKKPAIIDIVKELRDDGYKGPLLLRFPHLIQQQIENIYGNFSKARKEFNYKGGFNAVYPLKVNQYPGFVKNLVKLGKDYNYGLEAGSKAELLLAMAYNNEGAPISVNGFKDRELINIGFIAAEMGHNITLTIEGLNELEAIIDIAKERFKPKPNIGLRIRLHSAGVGIWAKSGGIHSKFGLTSTELIEAVNLLKKNKLLDQFTMIHFHLGSQITEIHPLKKALNEAGNIYTELRKMGAKNLKAINLGGGLAVEYSQFKNEKNRNYTLREYANDVVFILKNIAEQKKDLEPDIFIESGRFIAANHAVLVAPVLELFSQEYAENKLLLKEKNPKLIDELYDLYKSIKPSNALEYLHDSIDHLESILTLFDLGYVDLQDRSNAEILTHLITKKAILLLGDKQNPADLLAIQDEVQERYLVNFSLFQSIPDFWGLEQNFPIMPLDRLDEKPNRSASIWDITCDSDGEISYSKNKPLFLHDIDVEKENYFLGFFLVGAYQEVLGMKHNLFTHPTEAIISINEKGYEIEGIIEAQSILDTLEDLDYDIHTIMNKLNERIGNSKLVNEKQKKHILGELYLFLNDNGYLKNIGKKEV; this is encoded by the coding sequence ATAATGGACTATGGTATTAATATTTGGGGAAATAACAATTTTATCATTAAAAATGGTAAGGTTTGCATAAATCATGAAAAAAAACCTGCTATTATAGATATAGTAAAAGAATTAAGAGATGATGGCTACAAAGGTCCTTTATTATTAAGATTTCCTCATCTTATTCAACAACAAATTGAAAATATTTATGGAAATTTTAGTAAAGCAAGAAAGGAATTTAATTATAAGGGTGGTTTTAACGCAGTTTACCCTTTAAAAGTAAATCAATATCCTGGTTTTGTAAAAAATCTAGTAAAACTTGGAAAAGATTATAATTATGGGCTTGAAGCAGGTTCAAAAGCAGAACTTTTACTTGCTATGGCTTATAATAACGAAGGTGCACCTATTAGCGTTAATGGTTTTAAAGATAGAGAACTTATAAATATAGGCTTCATAGCCGCTGAAATGGGGCATAATATCACCTTAACCATAGAAGGACTTAATGAACTTGAAGCCATTATTGATATAGCTAAAGAACGCTTTAAACCTAAACCAAACATAGGTTTACGTATACGTTTACATTCTGCTGGTGTTGGTATTTGGGCTAAAAGTGGTGGGATACATTCTAAATTTGGACTTACTTCAACTGAACTTATAGAAGCAGTTAATTTGCTTAAAAAAAATAAACTCTTAGATCAATTTACCATGATACATTTCCATCTAGGTTCTCAAATTACAGAAATTCATCCCTTAAAAAAAGCTTTAAATGAAGCGGGTAATATTTATACAGAACTTAGAAAAATGGGAGCTAAAAATCTAAAAGCTATTAATCTTGGTGGCGGTTTAGCCGTAGAATATTCACAATTTAAAAATGAAAAAAATAGAAATTATACCCTAAGAGAATATGCTAATGATGTAGTTTTTATCTTAAAAAATATTGCAGAACAAAAAAAAGATCTTGAACCTGATATTTTTATAGAAAGTGGACGTTTTATTGCAGCAAATCATGCTGTTTTAGTAGCACCTGTATTAGAACTCTTCTCACAAGAATATGCAGAAAATAAACTTTTACTTAAAGAAAAAAATCCTAAACTTATTGATGAACTTTATGATCTTTATAAAAGCATTAAACCCTCAAATGCTTTAGAATATTTACACGATAGCATAGATCACCTAGAAAGTATTTTAACGCTTTTTGATTTAGGCTATGTCGATTTACAAGATCGTTCAAATGCAGAAATCTTAACCCATTTAATTACAAAAAAAGCTATTTTACTCTTAGGTGATAAACAAAATCCTGCAGATTTACTCGCTATACAAGATGAAGTACAAGAAAGATATTTAGTGAATTTTTCACTTTTCCAAAGCATACCTGATTTTTGGGGATTAGAACAAAATTTCCCTATCATGCCACTTGATCGTTTAGATGAAAAACCTAATAGAAGCGCAAGCATTTGGGATATAACTTGTGATAGCGATGGAGAAATTTCATATTCTAAAAATAAACCTTTATTTTTACATGATATAGATGTAGAAAAAGAAAATTATTTTCTAGGATTTTTTCTTGTAGGTGCTTATCAAGAAGTACTTGGAATGAAGCACAATCTTTTTACTCATCCTACAGAAGCTATTATTAGCATTAATGAAAAAGGTTATGAAATTGAAGGTATTATAGAGGCACAATCCATACTTGATACACTCGAAGATTTAGACTATGATATTCATACTATCATGAATAAACTTAATGAACGTATAGGCAATTCCAAATTGGTTAATGAAAAACAAAAAAAACATATTTTAGGTGAACTTTATCTTTTTTTAAATGACAATGGATATTTAAAAAATATAGGTAAAAAAGAAGTTTAA
- the tmk gene encoding dTMP kinase — protein MYVAFEGIDCVGKSTQITLLKETYKDGIFTLEPGGTELGKYLRQILLNKNNKISKKSELLLFLADRAQHFEEVLKPNKNKLIISDRSFISGMAYAQDFDNHLLFSLNRFVLEEFFPQKIIFLKADKKLIKERLGQKKLDNIEKRGVEYFLNVQNKLEKVLEFLNQNIQIKILKLNANQNKEILHQEIKEFLQ, from the coding sequence TTGTATGTAGCATTTGAAGGCATAGATTGTGTAGGTAAAAGCACACAAATTACTCTTTTAAAAGAGACCTATAAAGATGGTATTTTTACACTTGAACCCGGTGGAACAGAACTTGGAAAATATCTGCGTCAAATTTTATTAAATAAGAATAATAAAATCAGTAAAAAAAGTGAACTTTTACTTTTTTTAGCAGATCGTGCACAACATTTTGAAGAAGTCTTAAAACCCAATAAAAACAAGCTTATCATTAGTGATAGAAGTTTTATTTCAGGTATGGCTTATGCACAAGATTTTGATAATCATTTACTTTTTTCTTTAAATCGTTTTGTTTTAGAAGAATTTTTTCCACAAAAAATAATCTTTTTGAAAGCCGATAAAAAACTCATTAAAGAACGCTTAGGTCAAAAAAAACTAGATAATATAGAAAAACGTGGGGTGGAGTATTTTTTAAACGTACAAAACAAACTTGAAAAGGTTTTAGAATTCTTAAATCAAAATATTCAAATAAAAATTTTAAAATTAAATGCCAATCAAAACAAAGAAATTTTACATCAAGAAATAAAGGAATTTTTACAATGA
- the hisS gene encoding histidine--tRNA ligase: MIKALKGMKDLLDKDAYYYEKIIKISEEVVKNYGFSFINIPHLELCKLFKRSVGESSDIVGKEMYEFIDKGENHVCMRPEGTAGAVRAYIESKMDKTNMQKRWFYHGSMFRYERPQKGRLREFHQFGVESFGNASVYEDASIILILVEIFSRLDIKFKLLINSLGCSQCMQAYRKKLLLFLDTKEGFCEDCLRRKNLNPIRILDCKNEQCQNLLTLAPLLNDNLCFSCQQDFKILQNILKENKIDFQIDTKLVRGLDYYSKTAFEFISDEIGAKAAIAGGGRYDKLIEHLGGKSGFGIGFAMGIERLIAILEQKEEKQKRLGIYLCSLDEIYINKIFNIATKLRKKHQVILSYEAKKLTKHLEYADKNHTQIFLCMGENEAKNETLFYKNLEHKREQIIKISDLEKVL; the protein is encoded by the coding sequence ATGATAAAAGCCTTAAAAGGAATGAAAGATTTATTAGATAAAGATGCGTACTACTATGAAAAAATAATAAAAATCTCTGAAGAAGTAGTAAAAAATTATGGATTTAGTTTTATTAACATACCTCATTTAGAACTTTGTAAACTTTTCAAAAGAAGTGTAGGAGAAAGCTCTGATATAGTTGGTAAAGAAATGTACGAATTTATTGATAAAGGAGAAAATCATGTTTGCATGCGTCCTGAAGGTACAGCTGGAGCAGTACGCGCTTATATAGAAAGCAAAATGGATAAAACAAACATGCAAAAACGCTGGTTTTATCATGGTTCTATGTTTCGCTATGAAAGACCACAAAAAGGACGTTTAAGAGAATTTCATCAATTTGGTGTTGAAAGTTTTGGAAATGCAAGCGTTTATGAAGATGCAAGCATAATTTTGATATTAGTAGAAATTTTTTCACGCTTAGATATTAAATTTAAACTTTTAATTAATTCTTTAGGTTGCTCACAATGCATGCAAGCATATCGTAAAAAATTATTACTTTTTTTAGATACTAAAGAAGGTTTTTGTGAAGATTGTTTACGTAGAAAAAACTTAAACCCTATTCGTATTTTAGATTGCAAAAATGAACAATGTCAAAATTTACTCACCCTTGCTCCTCTTTTAAATGACAATTTATGCTTCTCTTGTCAACAAGATTTTAAAATTTTACAAAATATTTTAAAAGAAAATAAAATTGATTTTCAAATTGATACAAAATTAGTTAGAGGGCTTGATTATTATTCTAAAACAGCTTTTGAATTTATTAGTGATGAAATTGGAGCAAAAGCTGCTATTGCAGGAGGTGGACGTTATGACAAACTTATTGAACACCTTGGAGGAAAAAGTGGGTTTGGAATCGGTTTTGCTATGGGTATAGAAAGACTTATTGCTATTTTAGAACAAAAAGAAGAAAAACAAAAACGATTAGGAATTTATCTTTGTTCCTTAGATGAAATTTATATCAATAAAATTTTTAATATAGCTACAAAACTGAGAAAAAAACATCAAGTTATCTTAAGTTATGAAGCAAAAAAACTTACTAAACATCTTGAATATGCTGATAAAAATCATACTCAAATTTTTCTTTGTATGGGAGAAAATGAAGCAAAAAATGAAACTTTATTTTATAAGAATTTAGAACATAAAAGAGAACAAATAATTAAAATTTCAGATTTAGAGAAAGTTTTATAA